From a region of the Buteo buteo chromosome 7, bButBut1.hap1.1, whole genome shotgun sequence genome:
- the KCNE4 gene encoding potassium voltage-gated channel subfamily E member 4, translated as MLKMDHANVTQAMLDAESRNMEKNNGNEYFYILIVMSFYGIFLIGIMLGYMKSKRQEKKSNLLLLYKDEEREWGEAVKPLPTISGLKSVQIPMMLNMLQESMVPSLSCTICSMEGSSVSSESSSPDVHFTIQEEVLDAELGEVSETLLNESSEGSAENIHKNS; from the coding sequence ATGCTGAAGATGGACCATGCAAACGTGACCCAAGCCATGCTTGATGCTGAATCCCGCAACATGGAGAAGAACAATGGCAATGAGTACTTTTACATTCTGATTGTCATGTCTTTCTACGGGATCTTCCTGATAGGGATAATGCTTGGCTACATGAAATCCAAAAGACAAGAGAAGAAGTCCAATTTGCTTCTGCTCTACAAAGATGAGGAGAGAGAATGGGGGGAAGCTGTGAAGCCTCTACCAACCATATCGGGGCTGAAATCTGTCCAGATCCCCATGATGCTGAACATGCTGCAGGAGAGCATGGTGCCATCCCTGTCCTGCACCATCTGCTCGATGGAAGGCAGCAGTGTGAGCTCTGAATCCTCCTCCCCAGATGTGCACTTCACCATCCAGGAGGAAGTGCTGGATGCTGAACTGGGGGAAGTGTCAGAAACGCTCCTCAATGAGAGCAGCGAGGGATCTGCGGAAAACATCCACAAAAACTCCTAG